Part of the Candidatus Methylomirabilota bacterium genome, CGGCTCGCTCGTCTACGTCTCCAACGAGCGCTCCAACGACATCACTATCATCGATGCGACAACCGACACGGTGGTGGCGACGGTGAAGGTGGGCGACCGGCCGCGCGGGATCGCGATCAGCCCCGACGGCCGCAACGTGTACGTGGCGCTCGGTGAAGAAGACGTCATCGCGGTGGTGGACACCTCCACCCGCCAGGTAGTGGCCAGGCTGCCGGCCGGCAGCGACCCCGAGGCGTTCGCGGTGAGCCCGGACGGCCGGTACCTCTACGTCTCGAACGAGGACGCCAACACCGCGTCCGTTGTGGACGCCCGGACCGGCGCGGCCGTGAAGACGGTCCCGGTGGGGGTCGAGCCGGAGGGCGTGGCCGTGAGCCCCGATGGCCGGCTCGTGTACGTGGTGGCCGAGACGACCCACACGGTCTCGGTGATCGATACGGGGTCGTTCGCGGTCGTGGCGGCGATTCTCGTGGGCAGCCGGCCCCGCGAGGCCGCGTTCTCGCCGGACGGGCGTCGAGCGTACGTCACGGCCGAGATCGGTGGAGTGGTATCGGTGATCGACACCGCCAGTCACAAGGTCGTCGGGACACTGAAGATCGAGCGGCCGGGCGCCAAGCCGAAAGGGGTAGTCTTCCATCCCGAGGGCAAGTGGGTCTACGTCGCCAACGGCGCCTCCAACGATGTGACGGTCATCGACGCCGAGCAGCAGAAGGTGGCCGGGTACATCCCCGTTGGACGGCGCCCCTGGGGGCTCGCCGTCACGCCGGACGGGCGGAAGCTCTACGTGGCCAACGGCGCCTCCGACGACGTCTCCGTCATAGACACTGCGGCCCGGCGCGTGGTCGCGACCGTCAAGGCGGGCAAGGGGCCCTGGGGCGTGGCGATCGGACGGTAGCGGCGAGCATGCGCCGGGCCCTGCTCTTCCTCCTCGCCATCGTCGTCCTTCCCGCATCGGCGGCCGGCGGCACCATCACCGGGCGGGTCGTGTTCCGCGGCGAGCCGCCGATCCTCGCGCCCATCGACGTGGTGAAGGACCGCGAGGTCTGCGGGACGGCGGTGCCCTCGCCCGCCCTCGTCGTGGCGCCAGGGACGCGCGGCGTCCGCTATGCGGTGGTATTCCTCGAAGGGGCGACGGCGCCGGCCGCCCCAGACCCGCCCGACCTCACGCTCGAGAACCGGCAGTGCCGCTTCGTCCCCCACGTGCTCGCGACACGGATCGGCAGCGAGCTCGCCATCGTCAACGGTGACCCGGTGCTCCACAACCTCCGGGCCTGGCCGGAGGGTGAGTCGCGTCGCCCCGTGTTCAACGTGGTGCAGCCGACGCAGGGCCAGGTGAGCCGCCGGACGATCAAGCGCGAGGGCGTCATGGCGCTGACGTGCGACACCCACGTCCACATGAGCGGTTGGCTCCTCGCGTTCGATCACCCCTACTTCGCGGTCACCAACGCGGACGGCGAGTTCACGATCCCTCGGGTCCCCGCCGGGCGTTATCGCATCACCGTCTGGCACGAGGGATGGAACGTCCTGCGGCGGACGCCCGAGGGACGTCTCGTGTACGATCCGCCCCATGTCGCCTCGGAGGACATCACGCTGACCGAAACCGGCAGCGCCCGCATCGTGTTCGAGCTCCCCGCCCGCTGACCGCGCTTACCCGAACGTGGATGGGGCGTCTTCGCTCCGTCCGCCCCAGCTCAGCGCCGAGTCGATGCCCCTCCTGAGCGGCGCGGCCCTGTGTTGAGCCCGGCGCTCTGCGAACTCACCTGGTGATCCCGCGCTCCACCAAGGCGATGTCTTCGGGCGGCACGCGCCTTGCACACACCCCGGGGCGTGAGGAACCGACTCGCCCGGGAGGACGGCAGATGACCCGTCGGCTCTTCAGTCTGGCGGCGACGCTCCTTCTCGCTGCCAATGTCCTGATCAGCTTCGACACCATGGAGGTTGTGGTGTACGTGGACCCCGGAACCCGCGTCGAGGTGCCGGCCGAGTTCGTGGCGCGAGAAGCGTGCGGCCTCTTGCATTCGATGCGCCTCGCGCTTCCAGTGCCGTATCGGATCGAGTGGCGGAAGCAGTTGGCCACCGGCGCCGCGGTTCCTGACGAGTCGAAGGTCGTCACCGGCCTGCTGACCGGCTGCGACGAAGTCTAGCCCCCAGTTCAGCCCAGAGGCTGGGGCCACCGCCGGGGAAACTATGCCCGGGTGGCAATCGTTGACGTGGTGACACCCGCCGCGAGGCGCTGGAGCGGCATCGCGCGATCCTACGCCTGGCCCGCCTGCCCCTTGACAGCACGCCGAGAAGGCCAGTAAATAGGGCCCTCCGATAGCGGCCTCCCGCCGAAGAGGGGGGTGAGAGTCTCTCCGAGTTCGCCCGGCACCGCGGTTCCCTTGGCCTCGCCCAGGAAACGAAAGGAGAAGGGGATGGACAGGAAGACGTCGCTCCTGCTCTCGTTCGGATCGCTCGTCTTCGTCGTCCTCGTGGTCCTCGCGCCGGCGCCCGCCCCAGGGCAGGAGTGGACGGATGTGACCGAGGCGCGGCTGCTCGACGCCGACAAGGACGGCAACAACTGGTTGACCTACCGCCGCACGTACAACGGCTGGTGGTACAGCCCGCTGACCCAGATCAACACGAGCAACGTCGGAAAGCTCACGCCGAAATGGATCTTCTCGGGTGGTGGGTGGGGAGACCAGAAGGGCACCCCGCTCGTGAACAACGGGATCATGTTCACGGTGTCCACCGACGCGACCGATCCCACCGCCCATCCGCGGACGATCCACCGCCAGAAGGTCTTTGCCGTCGACGCCGCGACCGGCGTGGCGCTCTGGAAGCACGAGCACAA contains:
- a CDS encoding PQQ-dependent catabolism-associated beta-propeller protein is translated as MTALRGSMLGAVLVTLAAWPAMAGSLVYVSNERSNDITIIDATTDTVVATVKVGDRPRGIAISPDGRNVYVALGEEDVIAVVDTSTRQVVARLPAGSDPEAFAVSPDGRYLYVSNEDANTASVVDARTGAAVKTVPVGVEPEGVAVSPDGRLVYVVAETTHTVSVIDTGSFAVVAAILVGSRPREAAFSPDGRRAYVTAEIGGVVSVIDTASHKVVGTLKIERPGAKPKGVVFHPEGKWVYVANGASNDVTVIDAEQQKVAGYIPVGRRPWGLAVTPDGRKLYVANGASDDVSVIDTAARRVVATVKAGKGPWGVAIGR